The following proteins are encoded in a genomic region of Micromonospora olivasterospora:
- a CDS encoding L,D-transpeptidase produces MRATHDQLIRRGGRRRLFAAGVLAAALALTSACTASGDGGKSPGWQGGGGEGAPKATATISEPVADAKDVPASTAIAFSTKDAKKTSVELKDSAGEAVEGTLSADGNSWLPAGALKYGETYTATVTATGDDGKPASATSTFTTMAKPAKQVRITSFLGDGQVVGVGMPLIVKFSRAVPESYRDDVQRRMTVASTPTQEGIWHWVSPTEIRYRPKEFWKAGSTIKYRVQAGGLPLGSGWYGRADLTVDIKTGPALIMTVDNKTKRMTVTKDGKVIKTLPVSLGKKSTPSSSGTMVVIEKLRKTVFDTFEELGPEEGYRTKIDYAQRLTWGGEFIHAAPWSEGQQGSVNVSHGCVNVSMKDGAWLFANTRIGDPITVKGTERKLANGNGWTDWNMSWDEYVKGSALPYDPDATADPSPEATPDDAGESPSAEPTA; encoded by the coding sequence ATGCGCGCAACCCATGATCAGCTGATCCGGCGCGGGGGGCGCCGACGCCTGTTCGCGGCGGGCGTGCTCGCCGCCGCGCTGGCGCTCACCTCCGCCTGCACCGCCAGCGGCGACGGGGGCAAGTCGCCGGGCTGGCAGGGCGGCGGCGGCGAGGGCGCACCGAAGGCGACCGCCACCATCAGCGAGCCCGTGGCCGACGCCAAGGACGTGCCGGCGTCCACCGCCATCGCCTTCAGCACCAAGGACGCCAAGAAGACCTCCGTCGAGCTGAAGGACTCCGCTGGCGAGGCCGTCGAGGGCACGCTCTCCGCGGACGGCAACAGCTGGCTGCCCGCGGGCGCCCTGAAGTACGGCGAGACCTACACCGCCACCGTCACCGCCACCGGCGACGACGGCAAGCCCGCGAGCGCGACCAGCACCTTCACGACCATGGCCAAGCCGGCCAAGCAGGTCCGGATCACCAGCTTCCTGGGCGACGGGCAGGTGGTCGGCGTCGGGATGCCCCTGATCGTCAAGTTCAGCCGCGCCGTCCCCGAGAGCTACCGCGACGACGTGCAGCGCCGGATGACGGTGGCCTCCACGCCCACGCAGGAGGGCATCTGGCACTGGGTCAGCCCCACCGAGATCCGGTACCGGCCGAAGGAGTTCTGGAAGGCCGGCAGCACCATCAAGTACCGGGTCCAGGCCGGCGGTCTCCCCCTCGGCAGCGGCTGGTACGGCCGGGCCGACCTGACGGTCGACATCAAGACCGGCCCGGCGCTGATCATGACGGTCGACAACAAGACCAAGCGGATGACGGTCACCAAGGACGGCAAGGTGATCAAGACCCTGCCGGTCAGCCTCGGCAAGAAGAGCACCCCGTCGTCCAGCGGCACAATGGTGGTCATCGAGAAGCTGCGCAAGACCGTCTTCGACACCTTCGAGGAGCTGGGCCCCGAGGAGGGCTACCGCACGAAGATCGACTACGCCCAGCGGCTCACCTGGGGTGGTGAGTTCATCCACGCGGCGCCGTGGTCGGAGGGGCAGCAGGGCAGCGTCAACGTCTCGCACGGCTGCGTGAACGTGTCGATGAAGGACGGCGCCTGGCTGTTCGCCAACACCCGTATCGGTGACCCGATCACCGTCAAGGGCACCGAGCGCAAGCTCGCCAACGGCAACGGCTGGACCGACTGGAACATGAGCTGGGACGAGTACGTCAAGGGCAGCGCCCTGCCGTACGACCCGGACGCGACCGCCGACCCGAGCCCCGAGGCCACCCCCGACGACGCCGGCGAGTCCCCCAGCGCCGAGCCGACGGCCTGA